One Cohnella candidum genomic region harbors:
- a CDS encoding sensor histidine kinase, whose translation MTLRARFTLFTVFWLIFILILYNIFVYFFVIRVTTRGELQLLANKADLVVEALRKQGMSRYDDPKLLTDMYNANEMLRIVLKDKGVVNKVGIDKELLNLPLGNPSALKSESLQVNGQRIIFLTVPLYEDGTLVGAVEGARRLTVLDSYIQILVSVLAATSAGAIVVAIFGTYWFTSRMTGPISQMVQTMREIDRSGKLHRVKLNGREESVELQQLVRAFNEMIDRLDRTIEHQKQFVADASHELKTPLTVIGSYADMLKRWGRDNEAVRDEAIEAIGKETERLQKLTRSMLTLAEAEQDDWVSVSRFNVTSVVKELAEMLGTTFARDIRVHSSNQSVPMRGDKDKIRQLLLILIDNAIKYSKEPIDVRVRQDKTGVKLEVTDYGIGIPEGEIPYLFERFYRVDSARHRLTGGSGLGLSIAKRIIDLHEGSVDVFSKPSSGTTISIHFPRTL comes from the coding sequence ATGACGCTGAGAGCCCGGTTTACTCTCTTTACCGTATTCTGGCTCATCTTCATCCTGATCCTGTATAATATATTCGTCTACTTTTTCGTCATTCGGGTGACGACGCGCGGGGAGCTCCAACTGCTCGCCAACAAGGCCGATCTGGTCGTGGAGGCGCTGCGCAAGCAAGGGATGTCGCGATACGACGATCCGAAGCTGCTCACGGACATGTACAACGCCAACGAAATGCTCCGGATCGTGCTGAAAGACAAAGGCGTCGTCAATAAAGTCGGCATTGATAAAGAGCTGCTCAATCTCCCGCTCGGCAATCCGTCCGCGCTGAAGTCCGAATCCTTGCAGGTGAACGGGCAGCGGATCATTTTCTTGACCGTTCCCTTATACGAGGACGGAACGTTGGTGGGCGCCGTGGAAGGCGCGCGCAGGCTGACCGTGCTGGACAGCTACATCCAGATTCTCGTCAGCGTTCTTGCCGCCACCAGCGCCGGAGCGATCGTCGTCGCGATATTCGGTACATACTGGTTCACGTCACGCATGACGGGCCCGATTTCCCAAATGGTGCAAACGATGCGCGAGATCGACCGAAGCGGGAAGCTGCATCGCGTGAAGCTGAACGGACGGGAAGAATCCGTCGAGCTCCAGCAGCTCGTCCGGGCGTTCAACGAAATGATCGACCGGCTGGACCGGACGATCGAGCATCAGAAGCAGTTCGTGGCCGACGCTTCGCATGAGCTGAAAACCCCGCTCACCGTCATCGGCAGCTATGCCGACATGCTGAAGAGATGGGGACGCGACAACGAAGCCGTGCGCGACGAGGCGATCGAAGCGATCGGCAAGGAAACCGAACGGCTGCAAAAGCTGACGAGATCGATGCTGACGCTGGCGGAAGCGGAGCAGGACGATTGGGTGAGCGTGTCCCGGTTCAACGTGACGAGCGTGGTGAAGGAGCTGGCGGAAATGCTGGGCACGACGTTCGCCCGGGATATCCGCGTGCATTCGTCGAACCAGTCGGTCCCGATGCGAGGGGACAAGGATAAAATCCGCCAGCTGCTGCTGATCCTGATCGACAATGCGATCAAGTACAGCAAAGAGCCGATCGACGTGCGCGTTCGGCAGGACAAGACCGGCGTAAAGCTGGAAGTGACCGACTACGGGATCGGCATCCCGGAAGGGGAAATCCCGTATTTGTTCGAGCGATTCTACCGGGTCGATTCCGCGCGGCATCGATTAACCGGCGGCAGCGGCTTGGGGTTGTCCATCGCCAAGCGGATCATCGACCTGCACGAAGGCAGCGTGGACGTGTTCAGCAAGCCGAGCAGCGGCACGACGATCTCGATCCATTTTCCGCGCACTCTATAA
- a CDS encoding response regulator transcription factor, with protein sequence MKDKENILIIEDEDGIARILQLELEHEGYEVGRAADGRTGLEMAQSGDWHLILLDVMLPELNGIEVLRRLRQGNSTVPVILLTARDTVPDKVSGFEHGANDYITKPFAMEELLARVRNILRIFKASREGESEDSLKIGDLTIELISRKVYRKDHSIDLTPREFELLLYLARHKNEEKTRDEILSDVWGYEYIGDTNVVDVYIRYLRQKMDKGYRHKLLHTVRGVGYMLKEPDA encoded by the coding sequence GTGAAAGACAAAGAGAACATCCTGATCATCGAAGACGAGGACGGAATCGCAAGGATCCTGCAGCTTGAATTGGAGCACGAGGGATACGAGGTGGGGCGCGCCGCGGACGGAAGGACGGGTCTCGAAATGGCCCAATCCGGCGACTGGCACCTCATCCTGCTGGACGTCATGCTGCCCGAGCTGAACGGCATCGAGGTGCTGCGCCGCCTTCGCCAGGGTAATTCCACCGTCCCCGTCATCTTGCTGACGGCTCGGGACACGGTTCCCGACAAAGTCAGCGGCTTTGAGCACGGGGCCAACGACTACATCACGAAGCCGTTCGCCATGGAAGAACTGCTCGCGAGGGTGCGGAACATTTTGCGTATTTTCAAGGCTTCCCGCGAAGGGGAGAGCGAGGACTCGCTGAAAATCGGGGATTTGACGATCGAGCTCATCAGCCGCAAGGTGTACCGCAAAGACCATTCCATCGACTTGACGCCGCGGGAATTCGAGCTGCTGCTTTATTTGGCCCGGCACAAAAACGAAGAGAAAACGCGCGACGAAATCTTGTCCGACGTCTGGGGCTACGAGTACATCGGCGATACGAACGTCGTCGATGTCTATATCCGCTACTTGCGGCAGAAGATGGATAAAGGCTACCGACATAAGCTTCTCCACACCGTCCGCGGTGTCGGCTATATGCTGAAGGAGCCGGACGCATGA
- the chrA gene encoding chromate efflux transporter: protein MRQESEIASQAAAPVRTGGWIETGLTALKLGLTSFGGPVAHIGYFRETYVRRKRWLDESAFADLTAMCQFLPGPASSQLGMAIAMRRAGIPGALAAWAGFTLPSAVLMVLFAYGFAAVNESASGLIHGLQLAAVAVVAQAVWSMGRTLIPDLARACMALITAAAVLAFPGTAGQLVPLALCGVAGWLLLRSQVPGDRQRQLQDQAEPSTVPVSRKFRFAPVAFLSLFGLLLFLLPWLAQMTQTPLTRIADIGYRAGSLVFGGGHVVLPMLEHESVKAGLLDERQFMAGYGAAQAVPGPLFTFAAFVGAASSQGFTGIVRAAAMLASVFLPSFLLVAGVMPYWERLRNNRSARAVLAGVNASVVGLLGAALYDPVWTSAVHHPADIAVAGAAFAILFYKKIPPLLIVAACAAAGWIIESMT, encoded by the coding sequence ATGAGACAAGAGAGCGAAATCGCGAGCCAAGCGGCGGCGCCCGTCCGAACGGGCGGCTGGATCGAGACGGGGCTGACCGCCCTGAAGCTGGGACTCACCTCGTTCGGAGGACCCGTCGCGCATATCGGCTATTTTCGGGAAACCTACGTGCGCCGCAAGCGCTGGCTGGACGAGTCGGCCTTCGCCGACTTGACCGCCATGTGCCAGTTCCTGCCCGGCCCGGCGAGCAGCCAGCTCGGCATGGCGATCGCCATGCGCCGGGCGGGAATACCGGGTGCGTTAGCCGCGTGGGCCGGATTCACGCTTCCTTCGGCGGTTTTGATGGTTTTGTTCGCATACGGTTTCGCTGCGGTGAACGAGTCCGCTTCCGGCTTGATCCATGGGCTCCAGCTGGCCGCCGTCGCCGTGGTCGCGCAGGCCGTTTGGAGCATGGGGCGGACGCTGATTCCCGATTTGGCTCGTGCCTGTATGGCTCTCATCACGGCAGCGGCAGTCCTGGCGTTTCCGGGTACGGCCGGCCAACTCGTGCCGCTCGCGCTGTGCGGGGTCGCCGGATGGCTGTTGCTGCGGAGCCAGGTTCCCGGAGATCGGCAGCGGCAGCTTCAAGATCAGGCTGAACCGTCGACCGTTCCGGTCAGCCGCAAGTTCCGGTTCGCTCCGGTCGCTTTTCTGTCGCTGTTCGGCTTGCTGCTGTTCTTGCTGCCTTGGCTGGCGCAGATGACGCAAACGCCGCTAACCCGAATCGCCGACATCGGCTACCGGGCCGGATCGCTCGTCTTCGGCGGCGGACACGTCGTGCTTCCGATGCTGGAGCACGAATCGGTCAAAGCGGGCTTGCTGGACGAACGCCAGTTCATGGCGGGATACGGCGCGGCCCAGGCCGTCCCGGGCCCGCTGTTCACGTTCGCCGCGTTCGTGGGCGCAGCGTCGTCCCAAGGCTTCACGGGCATCGTCCGCGCCGCGGCGATGCTGGCGTCCGTGTTCCTGCCTTCGTTCCTGCTTGTGGCGGGCGTCATGCCTTATTGGGAACGTTTGCGGAACAACCGGTCGGCACGTGCGGTGCTGGCCGGGGTCAACGCGTCGGTCGTCGGGCTTCTGGGCGCTGCGTTATACGATCCGGTGTGGACGTCCGCGGTGCATCATCCGGCCGATATCGCCGTCGCAGGCGCCGCTTTCGCCATATTATTTTACAAGAAGATACCGCCTTTGCTCATCGTGGCCGCCTGCGCGGCGGCCGGATGGATCATCGAGTCTATGACATAA
- a CDS encoding serine/threonine-protein kinase — protein sequence MEAQRRAIPALAAGLVWGDRYRIVGQIGRGGMGSVYLAEDLRLNGKLRALKLTCTLTSESEAFIREARILADLQHPNLPDIVDYFPPDESGWAVLVMEYVPGDTLGDVFARSGGRLPYARVLRYLEQLCGLLCYLHGRQPPIVFRDLKPSNVLIDSLDRAVLVDFGIARAYRPEAAADTERLGTPAFAAPEQLRGLQTDARSDLYGWGALAYYLLSGGRSAYQRTGSLRSELQPEVPAGFLDLLDELLSDNPGMRPQNAETLKRRIRELEEGWNRCEADWVHTPKPTEAAHDGVTIAAVLSAYPGAGATFSTLGLSAFLSSRGIAHAVVEFPAGEPELHALLDGARRMPRHAAFADPSGRGPALPAWREAKASLYPANPQGVSPLQPDPAFGEWLRRLGVPLVLLDVSSRWEQGGTAEWLERSGIQSLWWVADSHPAKWTPRRQAAAEAIRERAARNGILSGWIANRDHSFPERSEWLACFPTPPISKLHRVPGECVSRTVWTGEGYPAGKAGLETSGRAFQTWAEEVMGRQGSERVFQTFAKRATMGT from the coding sequence ATGGAAGCGCAGCGAAGGGCGATACCGGCGTTGGCTGCAGGCTTGGTGTGGGGTGATCGCTACAGAATCGTCGGCCAGATCGGCCGGGGCGGCATGGGCAGCGTATATTTGGCCGAAGATCTTCGCTTGAACGGCAAGCTGAGGGCGCTCAAGCTGACGTGCACCCTGACCTCAGAGAGTGAGGCTTTCATCCGGGAAGCCCGAATTCTGGCCGACCTGCAGCATCCGAATCTGCCGGACATCGTGGATTACTTTCCGCCGGACGAAAGCGGGTGGGCTGTACTCGTCATGGAGTACGTGCCCGGGGACACGCTTGGCGACGTCTTTGCCCGGAGCGGCGGCAGGCTTCCTTACGCCAGAGTACTCCGTTACTTGGAGCAGTTGTGCGGTTTGCTCTGCTATTTGCATGGCAGGCAGCCGCCGATCGTATTCCGCGATTTGAAGCCTTCCAACGTGCTGATCGATTCCCTCGACCGGGCAGTGTTGGTCGATTTCGGCATCGCGCGGGCGTACCGGCCGGAAGCCGCAGCAGATACGGAGCGGCTGGGCACCCCCGCGTTCGCCGCGCCGGAGCAGCTTCGCGGCCTGCAAACCGACGCCCGTTCGGACTTATACGGCTGGGGTGCGCTCGCTTATTACCTATTATCCGGAGGCCGTTCAGCCTATCAGAGGACCGGCTCACTGCGGAGCGAGCTCCAGCCGGAGGTGCCGGCCGGCTTCCTTGATTTGCTGGATGAGCTGCTCTCGGACAACCCCGGTATGCGTCCGCAGAACGCGGAGACATTGAAGCGGCGCATTCGGGAGCTCGAGGAGGGATGGAACCGCTGCGAAGCGGATTGGGTACATACGCCGAAACCTACGGAAGCAGCGCACGATGGCGTGACGATAGCGGCCGTCCTGTCGGCGTATCCCGGCGCAGGCGCCACCTTCTCCACGCTGGGTTTGTCCGCCTTCTTGTCCTCCCGCGGAATCGCCCACGCCGTCGTCGAATTCCCGGCCGGAGAGCCGGAACTGCACGCCCTGCTGGACGGCGCGCGCCGAATGCCCCGTCATGCGGCGTTCGCCGATCCTTCCGGCAGGGGGCCGGCCTTACCCGCCTGGAGAGAAGCGAAGGCGAGCCTATACCCGGCGAATCCTCAAGGGGTAAGTCCCTTGCAGCCGGACCCCGCCTTCGGCGAATGGCTTCGCAGGCTCGGCGTGCCGCTTGTCCTGCTGGACGTATCGAGCCGCTGGGAGCAGGGCGGCACGGCGGAATGGCTCGAGCGGTCCGGTATCCAATCGCTGTGGTGGGTGGCGGACAGCCATCCCGCCAAATGGACGCCACGCAGGCAAGCTGCAGCGGAAGCGATCCGGGAGCGGGCGGCGCGAAACGGCATCCTGAGCGGATGGATCGCCAATCGGGATCATTCCTTTCCGGAACGCTCCGAGTGGCTCGCATGTTTTCCGACGCCCCCGATCTCTAAGCTTCACCGGGTGCCGGGGGAATGCGTTTCCCGAACCGTCTGGACGGGCGAAGGGTATCCGGCAGGCAAAGCCGGTTTGGAGACAAGCGGCCGTGCGTTTCAAACATGGGCGGAGGAGGTTATGGGAAGGCAAGGAAGCGAGCGCGTTTTTCAGACCTTCGCGAAACGTGCTACAATGGGGACATGA
- a CDS encoding SAM-dependent methyltransferase has product MTSVTFIGTANPGFAPYAMEELRRRFPGSSVSGLSGETFRFSPGVSDTEEWLKEIRRDEPVFLRHLFPLDAEVPLTDDPGSTADAIVAYARTLADKVNGRKVAVQVRKAVNSPFPFTSAEARDIAAGVVREAGGEPVLQDADWIVSLYASPKTLLFGCSEPRNNLSDWPGGAIRFRREEGLLSRAAFKLLEAERAFRLPLDRFNNALDLGAAPGGWSSVLLDRGLKVTAVDPAEMDPSLKGHPRLHHLKKNAAELSFPPGTFDLLVCDMSWDPHRTCRLVSALSPALSAGGSGIITLKLMYRKPFQTLRELTEAYSEHFDVRRVKQLFHNREEVTMWVRRKP; this is encoded by the coding sequence ATGACGTCTGTTACATTCATCGGAACGGCAAATCCGGGATTCGCTCCCTATGCGATGGAAGAATTGCGCCGCCGTTTTCCCGGCTCCTCCGTGTCCGGGCTTTCGGGCGAGACGTTCCGATTTTCGCCCGGCGTATCGGATACGGAGGAATGGCTGAAGGAAATCCGCCGCGACGAGCCCGTGTTCCTTCGCCATCTGTTTCCCCTCGACGCCGAGGTTCCGTTAACAGACGATCCCGGAAGTACGGCAGATGCCATCGTGGCTTATGCGCGCACGCTGGCAGACAAGGTGAACGGCCGGAAAGTGGCCGTACAGGTCCGCAAGGCCGTTAACAGTCCGTTTCCGTTCACGTCGGCGGAAGCGCGGGATATCGCGGCGGGCGTCGTCCGGGAAGCGGGCGGAGAGCCCGTGCTGCAGGACGCGGATTGGATCGTGTCGCTGTACGCTTCGCCCAAGACGCTGTTGTTCGGCTGCTCGGAGCCCCGAAACAACCTGTCGGACTGGCCGGGCGGCGCGATTCGCTTTCGCCGGGAGGAAGGCTTGCTATCCCGTGCTGCGTTCAAGCTGCTGGAAGCGGAACGAGCCTTTCGGCTGCCGCTCGACCGGTTCAATAACGCGCTCGATCTGGGCGCGGCTCCCGGCGGCTGGTCATCGGTGCTGCTGGATCGGGGGCTGAAAGTAACGGCGGTGGATCCGGCGGAAATGGATCCTTCGCTGAAGGGCCATCCAAGGCTTCACCATCTCAAGAAGAACGCGGCGGAATTGTCGTTTCCGCCGGGGACGTTCGATTTGCTCGTCTGCGACATGAGCTGGGATCCGCATCGGACGTGCCGGCTTGTCTCCGCCTTGTCGCCCGCCTTGTCGGCGGGAGGCTCCGGGATCATCACGCTCAAGCTGATGTACCGCAAGCCGTTCCAGACCCTCCGGGAGCTTACGGAAGCCTATTCCGAGCATTTCGACGTCCGCAGGGTCAAGCAGTTGTTTCACAATCGCGAAGAAGTTACAATGTGGGTACGCAGGAAGCCTTGA
- a CDS encoding ABC transporter ATP-binding protein yields MIELNALTLRRGEKEILKGVDLHVKAGERWTLLGRNGCGKTTVLEMITGYLFPTTGTVDVLGNRYGQVDVREVRKKIGYISPSLMEKFTLRDPVWEIVAGGAYAFLRIYQEVPEEIKERSLRELERTGLLGTANQPFGTLSQGERKKVLLARTMMASPELLILDEPCAGLDLYEREKFLDTLSGFVSPDLSMLYVTHHIEEIVPFFTHVALMAEGRMAAQGPKEDVLTPELLQQAYDLPLQVDWSEGRPWIRVGGGR; encoded by the coding sequence ATGATTGAACTGAACGCATTGACCCTGCGCCGCGGGGAGAAAGAAATATTGAAGGGCGTCGATTTGCACGTCAAAGCGGGAGAGCGGTGGACGCTGCTCGGACGCAACGGGTGCGGGAAGACGACGGTCCTGGAAATGATCACGGGATATCTGTTCCCAACGACGGGAACCGTGGATGTGCTCGGCAACCGGTACGGACAGGTAGACGTCCGCGAAGTCCGCAAGAAAATCGGATACATCAGCCCTTCGCTCATGGAGAAATTCACGCTGCGCGATCCCGTTTGGGAGATCGTCGCGGGCGGGGCCTACGCTTTCCTGCGGATTTACCAGGAAGTGCCCGAAGAAATCAAGGAACGCTCGCTGCGGGAACTGGAACGGACCGGCCTGCTCGGGACGGCGAACCAGCCTTTCGGTACGCTGTCGCAGGGTGAACGCAAAAAAGTGCTGCTCGCCCGCACGATGATGGCGTCGCCGGAGCTGCTCATCTTGGACGAGCCTTGCGCGGGGCTGGACCTGTACGAACGCGAGAAGTTTCTGGATACGTTGTCCGGATTCGTTTCCCCGGATTTGTCCATGTTATACGTCACGCATCATATCGAAGAAATCGTCCCTTTCTTTACTCACGTCGCTTTGATGGCCGAAGGCCGGATGGCCGCCCAAGGGCCGAAAGAGGACGTGCTCACGCCGGAACTGCTGCAGCAAGCTTACGATCTGCCGCTGCAGGTGGACTGGTCGGAAGGACGTCCGTGGATTCGGGTCGGAGGTGGACGATGA
- a CDS encoding thioredoxin family protein has protein sequence MREWEPSEWRREWTAAPGPLAVFVHTPLCGTCKAARRMMDVVIEMMPELPIAAANLNAMPDLAQTFRIESVPCLLIKRPDGGVKKRYRFGSVTELVERLRAADLKGRTKLP, from the coding sequence GTGCGTGAATGGGAGCCTTCGGAATGGCGGCGGGAATGGACCGCCGCTCCGGGACCGCTCGCCGTATTCGTACATACGCCGCTATGCGGGACATGTAAAGCCGCCCGCCGGATGATGGACGTCGTCATAGAGATGATGCCGGAGCTTCCGATAGCCGCGGCCAATTTGAACGCAATGCCGGACCTGGCGCAAACGTTCCGAATCGAAAGCGTGCCGTGCCTGCTCATCAAGCGGCCCGACGGAGGCGTCAAAAAACGCTACCGGTTCGGGTCGGTTACCGAGCTGGTGGAGCGATTGAGAGCGGCGGATTTGAAGGGGAGGACCAAGCTGCCATGA
- a CDS encoding cyclic-phosphate processing receiver domain-containing protein, with translation MIHVYLDDLRPCPPGFVLARSAEECLLLLAESEVGILSLDYELGYGQPNGAAVVKGIIVSGKYPKEVYVHSSSPMGRAHMVKLLRDAEPPGVAIHDGPMPESVLREAALRAGGGGGGA, from the coding sequence ATGATCCACGTCTATTTGGACGATTTGCGTCCTTGCCCGCCGGGCTTTGTCCTCGCACGATCCGCGGAGGAATGTTTGCTGCTGCTCGCGGAGAGCGAGGTCGGCATCCTCTCGCTGGACTATGAGCTTGGATACGGGCAGCCCAACGGCGCGGCGGTCGTGAAAGGGATCATCGTCAGCGGGAAATATCCGAAAGAAGTTTACGTGCATTCTTCCAGCCCCATGGGCCGTGCGCACATGGTGAAGCTGCTGAGGGATGCCGAACCGCCCGGCGTCGCCATCCATGACGGCCCGATGCCGGAGAGCGTGCTTCGGGAAGCCGCTTTGCGTGCGGGAGGGGGCGGCGGCGGTGCGTGA
- a CDS encoding deoxyribonuclease IV yields the protein MRIGSHVSTRDGYRGAAVQAAAIGGNAFQYFPKNPRSLHVKPFDRRDAAACAEWCRENAVSSIAHGPYPVNPAAEGEAAETMALSTLNDLDIANTCGSIGVVVHFGVYKGTDPLQGYRNIIQWLNAVTSAWTGDAKILLENQAGDHGIFGTTPEELVQIRSLCAEPGKIGFCLDTCHLFASGEWKPGKWEAFAERARSLGYWDALEAVHLNDSKYESGSRRDRHAVLGKGFIGEDGFREMLSTPEIRRVPLLLETPEETGGTHREQLALAKRWNGEEPT from the coding sequence ATGCGGATCGGTTCTCACGTCAGCACGAGGGACGGCTACCGCGGCGCGGCGGTACAGGCGGCCGCGATCGGCGGAAACGCCTTTCAGTATTTTCCGAAAAACCCGCGCAGCCTGCACGTCAAGCCGTTTGATCGGCGCGACGCCGCCGCCTGCGCGGAATGGTGCAGGGAGAACGCCGTTTCCTCGATCGCCCACGGCCCATATCCGGTCAATCCGGCGGCCGAAGGTGAAGCGGCGGAGACGATGGCGTTGTCCACGCTGAATGATCTGGACATCGCGAATACGTGCGGATCGATCGGCGTTGTCGTGCACTTTGGCGTTTATAAAGGGACCGACCCGTTGCAAGGGTATCGGAATATCATCCAGTGGCTGAACGCCGTCACTTCCGCATGGACGGGCGACGCCAAAATCCTGCTCGAAAACCAGGCAGGCGACCACGGCATATTCGGCACGACGCCGGAAGAGCTTGTCCAAATCCGAAGCCTGTGCGCGGAGCCCGGAAAGATCGGGTTCTGCCTGGATACGTGCCATCTTTTCGCCAGCGGCGAATGGAAACCGGGCAAATGGGAAGCTTTCGCGGAAAGGGCGAGGTCTCTCGGTTATTGGGATGCGCTCGAGGCGGTTCATCTGAACGACTCCAAATATGAGTCCGGTTCCCGCAGGGACCGGCATGCCGTTCTCGGCAAAGGCTTTATCGGGGAGGATGGCTTCCGCGAAATGCTGTCCACGCCGGAAATCCGCCGCGTCCCTCTTCTGTTGGAGACGCCGGAGGAGACGGGCGGAACGCACCGCGAACAATTGGCGCTCGCGAAAAGATGGAACGGGGAGGAACCGACATGA
- a CDS encoding HAD-IIA family hydrolase, whose translation MIEERPGDGPLAQHRELPEPKALLFDLDGTLYRGGERVPGADGLIRRLAAAGIPCWFVTNNSSRTPEDVAAHLRKMEIPAEPGQVITSALAAADYASRLRPGGRAFVIGEAGLNQALTESGIRIVDEGDEGPADMVVQGIDRKFSYEKLAAAVRHMLEGAAYLLTNPDRLLPTDGGLMPGAGSLGASLSAASGKEPVVIGKPSAILMDFALKRAGVEPIEAWVVGDNPFTDIAAAVNAGCPSVLTLTGLCSADDWEDKCRAAGVRPDAVCAGLEQLERMLPTSKRSE comes from the coding sequence ATGATTGAAGAACGACCGGGGGACGGCCCCTTGGCCCAACATCGGGAATTGCCGGAACCCAAGGCGCTCCTGTTCGATTTGGACGGGACCCTGTACCGGGGAGGAGAAAGGGTGCCTGGGGCGGACGGATTGATCCGGCGGCTCGCGGCGGCCGGCATCCCTTGCTGGTTCGTGACCAACAACTCCTCCCGCACGCCGGAGGATGTGGCGGCACATCTCCGGAAGATGGAGATTCCCGCGGAGCCGGGGCAAGTGATCACTTCCGCGCTGGCGGCGGCGGATTACGCGAGCCGGCTGCGGCCGGGCGGACGTGCTTTCGTCATCGGGGAGGCCGGCTTGAATCAAGCGCTGACCGAATCCGGCATCCGGATCGTGGACGAAGGCGATGAGGGTCCCGCAGATATGGTGGTGCAGGGGATCGACCGAAAATTCTCTTACGAAAAGCTGGCTGCTGCCGTTCGGCATATGCTGGAGGGAGCCGCATATTTGCTCACGAACCCGGACCGGCTGCTGCCGACGGACGGCGGGCTGATGCCCGGAGCGGGAAGCTTGGGCGCGTCGCTATCGGCCGCTTCCGGCAAGGAACCGGTCGTGATCGGCAAGCCGTCCGCCATTTTAATGGATTTCGCCTTGAAACGGGCCGGCGTGGAGCCGATAGAGGCTTGGGTGGTCGGCGATAATCCGTTCACGGATATCGCGGCTGCCGTAAACGCCGGATGCCCGTCCGTCCTGACGTTAACCGGACTCTGTTCGGCCGACGATTGGGAAGACAAGTGCAGGGCCGCCGGCGTCCGACCGGACGCGGTATGCGCCGGATTGGAACAGCTCGAACGGATGCTGCCGACATCGAAGCGAAGCGAATAG
- a CDS encoding ribonuclease H-like domain-containing protein, translating to MSGLKERLERLRAAAKAEESEAPKEEPAAAAVSDEEPGLHPAFRRLGVEEVTNEAGSFLLRRIVYPFPYRHGRYGLEELAGCAPFLHPVACRQNGKTRGARRRVELSPDVPVPEAKGLLFLDTETTGLGVGTGNVPFMIGIGRCTDRAFVVEQTLIRHPGEERAMLTWLTSQFAGVTHLVTYNGRSFDWPVLVGRFILNGWRRSGPEPGHLDFLHPSRALWKNTLPSCRLGTIEEERLGIVRGFDVAGALAPELYMRFLRDGDPEHLAGVYVHNEKDVLTLVSLAVHFGHLLGGGLGGAAPDPIDAEERFRTGAWLEQHGQTEEARRLYDLLAALQEKDAGDDAGWRLGLAAKYKRLGHWERAIPMWEQAAALAEKSRLPKIEAHLELAIHFEHRVKDYDTALRYAESALALTNRRLSLLRPTPAAREERQRLEKRIERLQRKLFRAAFGQVAGEKRSRNTAEDTGGWLDD from the coding sequence ATGAGCGGGCTGAAGGAGAGGCTGGAGCGGCTTCGCGCCGCGGCGAAGGCGGAGGAGAGCGAGGCCCCGAAGGAGGAACCGGCGGCAGCCGCCGTGTCCGATGAAGAGCCAGGCCTTCATCCGGCTTTCCGAAGGCTCGGCGTCGAAGAAGTGACCAACGAAGCCGGTTCCTTCCTGCTTCGGAGGATCGTTTACCCGTTTCCATACCGGCATGGCCGGTATGGCCTTGAGGAGCTGGCCGGCTGCGCTCCGTTCCTGCATCCTGTCGCATGCCGGCAGAACGGGAAAACCCGGGGAGCCCGGCGCCGGGTGGAATTATCGCCCGACGTGCCGGTTCCGGAGGCGAAGGGACTGCTGTTCCTCGATACCGAAACGACCGGACTCGGCGTGGGCACGGGCAACGTTCCGTTCATGATCGGAATCGGCCGCTGCACGGACCGCGCATTCGTGGTGGAGCAGACCCTCATCCGTCACCCCGGCGAAGAAAGGGCCATGCTGACCTGGCTCACGAGCCAATTCGCCGGCGTCACGCATCTGGTGACGTACAACGGAAGATCGTTCGACTGGCCGGTGCTCGTCGGCCGGTTCATTCTGAACGGATGGAGAAGAAGCGGGCCCGAGCCCGGGCATCTGGACTTCCTGCACCCGTCGCGCGCGTTATGGAAAAACACGCTGCCCAGTTGCCGCCTCGGAACGATCGAGGAGGAACGGCTCGGCATCGTGCGCGGCTTCGACGTGGCCGGCGCCTTAGCGCCGGAGCTGTACATGCGCTTTTTGCGGGACGGAGATCCGGAGCACTTGGCGGGCGTATACGTCCATAACGAGAAAGACGTGCTGACGCTGGTCTCCCTGGCCGTCCATTTCGGGCATTTGCTCGGCGGCGGCCTCGGCGGTGCGGCTCCCGATCCGATCGATGCCGAGGAGCGCTTTCGCACCGGAGCTTGGCTGGAGCAGCACGGGCAAACCGAGGAGGCACGCCGCTTATACGATCTGCTGGCCGCTCTGCAGGAAAAGGATGCAGGCGACGATGCCGGCTGGCGGCTGGGGCTTGCGGCGAAATATAAGCGGCTCGGCCATTGGGAACGGGCGATTCCGATGTGGGAGCAGGCGGCCGCGCTCGCCGAAAAGTCGCGGCTGCCGAAGATCGAAGCCCATCTCGAGCTCGCGATCCATTTCGAACACCGGGTTAAGGATTACGATACGGCATTGCGATACGCGGAGTCGGCGCTGGCGCTGACCAATCGCAGATTGTCTTTGCTCCGGCCGACGCCGGCGGCCCGTGAAGAAAGGCAGCGCCTGGAGAAGCGCATCGAAAGGCTGCAACGCAAGCTGTTTCGGGCGGCTTTCGGGCAAGTGGCCGGAGAGAAACGGTCGCGAAACACCGCAGAGGACACGGGAGGCTGGCTGGATGATTGA